Genomic window (Rubeoparvulum massiliense):
ATCGCTTTGATATTACTCATGTCAATCAGCTCCATTTCCGTTACAGCAGGTACTGCAAGTACAGCTACCAATGTGGTAGAGAGGTCTCAGCAATTGGTGGGAAGATCCCTGCAAGGTTACACTCCTGAAGACTTTTTAACCTACCTCTTTCGTCGCGAAGGAATTCAACTCTCTGGTAGTTTAGAGCAGATGAGTCGTCAAGGTAGCTATGTATCACAATCATCCCTACAGCGTGGAGATGTCCTGTTCTATGGAACCGATGGCAACCACCTGCTCGGGGCAGGGATCTATGATGGCCAAGGTCATGTGGTCATCGCATCCTCAAAGCTATCGAAGATTCGCTCATTTTCCGTTACGAGTTCAACCATTACTCCCTATTATCTCGGTGCGGTTCGCTTCACTCCACAAGCAAAAACAAATACAAATAGCCAAGGTGAGACGATCATCCAAGCTGGGCTTCGTTACCTTGGGACACCCTATGAATATGGTTCAAGCCGCAGTACCAAGCGAACCATGGATTGCTCAGAATTCACCATGTGGGCTGTCAAAGAAGGTGTCAATATCACTCTTCCAACCACTTCCAATCGTCAGGCCAACTACGTCAAGAGTTTAGGGCATTCCACAAGCTCATGGCAACAACTACAGCGTGGTGATCTCATGTTCTTCATGGATTATCTCGGCTGGCAATTGAGTAATTATAATGGGGTCAATCCTGCAGGTCAGAGAGCAACACATGTGGGTATCTACCTAGGTGATGGCAAGATCCTCCATACCTACTCGAAGGAATCTGGCGGCGTCTGCATCAGCAGTCTACCAGGTACCCATTGGGAGAAACGCTTCATCTTTGGTGGTAGTGTGATTCCCCAATAATCACAGCTAATCAGAACATCAATACATAGAACCCGCTGTATCGGCTAACACCATGACACAGCGGGCTTTTTCATCGTTTCTTTTAAGATTATTCCGCAGAATTGGGACTCTCTTCTCTCTCTTCTCCCTCTTCTATCTTATCTCCTTCAGAATTCCTCATAGCTTCTTCAACTTGATTTGCAACATCATTCTTCTTTGCCCCATTCTTTCTCCCTATCACAGCTTGAAACATCTGATTGAGTCGTGCATCCACCCTAGCATAGATGGTTCCTTCTGGAAAATGTCCAGCTTCATCCCGTTCAGCACCTGCTGGAATTCCAGTTAAGATCTCGATCCCTTCAGCCACATGACATACTGCCCAGAGATGAAATTGACCGGTACGAATTGCCTCTACTACTTCATCATTTAGCATTAGATGCTTCACATTTTGCTCAGGAATGATCACCCCTTGCTCACCTGAAAAGCCCTTCAATTTGCAAATATGATAGAAACCCTCAATCTTTTCATTCACACCACCGATGGGCTGGATCTCTCCCCACTGATTCACGGAGCCTGTTACTGCAATCCCTTGCTTAATGGGTGCATTTGCTAAGGAGGATAGTAGAATATATAGCTCTGAGCTTGAGGCACTATCGCCATCTACCATATTATAGGTTTGCTCGAATGTGATACTGGCCGATAAGGGGAGCGGACGATTCTGGGCAAATTGACCGGAGAGATAGCCACTAAGGATGAGTAACCCTTTATTATGAATCTGACCACTCATGGCAGTCTCCCGCTCGATATGCATGATCCCACTACGTCCTAAAAAGGTTTGAGCAGTGATTCTACTGGGCAAACCAAAGTAAGCATCACCGGTGGAGAGAATGGTTAAGCCGTTGATCTGACCCACGCGCTCACCTTCTGTATCCACCATCAGCGTACCATCGGCGATCATCTCCTGCCAGGTCTCTGTTAGCCGATTAGCACGGTAGCGTTGCTCTTGTAGTGCCTTCCGGATGTGAGTTTCATCTACAAAAGTCGCTCCCTCTTTTTCAGCCCAGAATGAAGATTCTACTAATAGCTTACTAATCTCTTGAAAGCGGGTGGAAAGCTTCCGCTGATCTTCCACAAGTCGTGAGCTGAAGTCAATGACCCGCGCTACCCCACGCCGATGGAAGGGAAGAAGCTGATGCTGCTCCCCATAGTTTTTCACAAAGGCTGCAAGCTGATAGAGATTCTCTTCATTGCGCTCCATCTGTAAGGCAAACTCTACTTTTACCTTAAACAGTTTATGAAAGTCCTCATCATACGCTGCAAGCAGCTGATAGAGATCAGGTGTCCCGATGAGGATCACCTTCAGTTCGATAGGGATGGCTTCAGGCTTCAGACTGGTCGCTGCTACACCAATTCGGTCATCAAACAGATTCTCCATTTGGAGAAGACTAGATTTTAGGGTTCGCTTCAAAATTGCCCAAGCATAGGGCTGTTGAAGGAGCTCCGTTGCTTGAAGAATCAGATATCCACCATTGGCCTGATGAAGGGCGCCCGCTTTAATCTGTGTAAAATCGGTGACCCAGTTCCCCATACTCCCTTGGTATTCAACACGTCCCATCAGATTGGATGCAGTGGGATTCAACTCCATCACCACGGGAGCACCATTGGATGGATCATGATGGACTAATACATTCACCTTATACCGAAGCCTTCGCCGCTCAGAACCCTCAGAGAACATATTGAGAAGTGATGGCTCTGCTTCTTCCTTTTTTACGAATAGCTCAACGTTATTGACTACATCTTCTTGGTAATCACGGAGATATTGTAGGATCTTCTGTTCTTTTTCATACTGGTGGTTAAGAGGATCGAATAGATAAGCAATGGTGGCGCTGGCACGGCGGCGAACATTCTGCTCTAGCTCCTCCCGCATGGAGGTTTCGATTCGACGCATCTGATTGATGAGATTCTCCATGCGCTCCTCGATCTGCTGGCCCTTCTTCTTCAGCTCTTCCTTCATCTCATCCGAAAGTTGATTGAATTCCTCTTGCTTCATGGGCCGACCAAAGTGGAGAGGATAGGTTGAAAAGCCATTGGGTGTTCGTTCGATCATAAAGTTTTCCTGTTTTGCGAACGCTCGTAAATCCTTCCATAGCTCTTCACTGCTCTCTTCATGCTTGCGCATAATTGAGCGTTTCTCTTCTTCAAACTCATGACTTTCCATCATCTGTTGAAGCTCATGCTCAACCTTTCGTTCAAGGCGATGGATCGTAGCTTGAAACTTACCAGCTTCCCCAGCTGGTAGAGATAAGGCAATGGGCTGATCTGGTTGCTTAAAATTATAGACATAAACCCAATCCTTCGGTACTGGTTTATCTTTTGCAAAATGAGCCACCTTCGCTTTAGTGTACGTGGTACGTCCGGTACCTGATGCTCCCACGACAAAGAGATTGTAGCCAGTTTGTTCCACGGCGAGACCAAACTCCATCGCTTCAACAGCGCGCTTTTGTCCGATAATCTCTTTATGGGTTAATTGAAAGTCTGCCGTGGACTCAAAGGAAAATTGCTCTGGTAGACAATGATTACATAATTGCGTAACAGGGACTCGCCAGGACTCACACAGCGTATGCTTCGGCTTCGTCAGTACCATTTCCAACCTACTCACCCCTTCACCCATTCTCACCATTTCCATTTTTTGAGAACATCTTAATCACATCAATAGGTGTAATTAATCCTAAAAGAGGTTCATCCATCCTACCCTGCTCTGTAATCAGGATGGCATCAAGACGGTGAACTCCCTTCTCTAAATGCTGTATAAAAATATCTCGTGCATCATATATGGTGGCTTGTGCTGAGATGACTGCATAATTTTTTTCTGTCCGCTCATGTGCTAATACATCCCGCACCCGTACAGTATTCAATGTAATTAAATCTAAATCCTGGTGATGTGCTAGCCATTCAGCGATTCCATGATGGGTTAGGAGACCGATAAATTTTTTGCCATTCCCATTATAAATAGGAAACTGTGTATACGAATAACGCTTAATCACTCCTAATACATGGGTTAATGGTTCATCCATTTGATAGGTAAAAACCCGCCGCTTATAGCGTGGGATGACACGCTCTGGTTGGGTTAGCTCGTGTAAAATAAATTCCATCTGTTGCACGACGGAATCATGTGGTTCTGCGATGACCATGCCAGGCTTCACCCGTTCATGCACGATGGCATTACGTAACTCTGCATACTCTTTTAAATCCTGTTCATACTCACGAATGATAGGATTCTTCTTTTTACAGAGATCGATCAATTGGTAGAAAGATAAATGCCGATCCGTTCCTAGTTGTTCCTCCATATATTTCTGCATTTGATTGATCGCCACAAGAAATCGTTCAGAATTGAGCATCCATTCACCTCCAATCGGGTTCATCTTACCTTCACTATACCACATTTTAAAAGGGGGTCAGACCCCCAGTACGTTAAAGCACTAACGTAATGGGGGTCTGACCCCACTATAGTAATTCATTCACATTTTCCAGAAGTAAAACAGCACCTAACTCAATAAAAGCAGCTTTACGCTGTTCTGAATCCATTCCGCTATATACACCAGCAAAGGGCACACCTAAATCCTTGGCAGCCAAGGCATCGGCAATGGAATCACCGACAATTAAGTAGTCATCAGCATCCTGCAGGGGCAAAGATGTTCTACACGCCTCTACACATTCCTCAACTGCATCAGTCCGACTACGAATGGCTTGCAGGTAACAGTAAGGATGTGGCTTCGAGAGACGAAAGGCTGAACCTCCACGCTTCTCTGCATCCATCACCTCATCGGCTGTTACCACCCGCTCTGTATCCAAGTATTGAAAGATACCCAGGCTTGTCAGCGGAACCTCCGTCTCCAAGCGAGGACGACCTGTAGCAATGCCCAGGGTAATTCCACGTTCATGGAGCTCACGGAAGAATGCTTGGAGCTCTTCAGGTGGCAATAAAGGTATCTCCGCTTGTAAAAAGCCACGCTTTCCTTCCTGACGTAATGGGTCATGAAGCTGACGCGTATACGCTTCACCAATATACCACTCTTGAAAAATATCGTGACCAAGCTGCCAGAAGGTACGGGAGGAAGAGAATGGTCCCTCCCCTTCAGCAAAATCAAGACCTAAACGCTCCTTGGCATGGCGATCGAGGCAGGTTCCCTGCAAGAGGGAATCCTTATCACTCTCAGCAAGCCAGGCTAAATAAGCATCATGCCGCAGGAAATCTGGAAAGGTAAAATCAGCGCAATCGGCCTGAAGACCTTGCAACCGTTGGTCCGTGATCGGTTGTGCCAACCATGCCTTCACCTCATTACGACTCATCTGTCCATTCTCCATCAATGTCGCCAGCCATTCAATGAGATAATAGCCCGCCAACAGATAGACCATCTGCCAATTGGAATTGAGACCCTTCGCCTTAAACTGATGAAGGATCGCTTCCTGTGCAAAGACATGTTGACGTACTTCCTGCATCACTGCTTCATCGGGGGTTGGTGTAAAGGGAATACGGCTAGGCAGATGGAGATAGGGCTCACTGGTCAATAACTCCCAAACCGTCAGCGTTGTTGCATCGAAGCACCGCTCCTCACTGAGTAAAACCCCATCCACATCAAAAATGATCATCTTTGGTTGCTTTATCTTGTTTATCGTGTTCATCGCGCTCACTCTCCCAGGTCGAAATAAGCGGAAAACTCCTCATCATGTCGTTGGCTAAACTGATCAAAGCTGATAATTTCTCGGTTCTTCACGGCTTCATTGACAAGACGCTCCCATTCCAATTGGGCCTCTTCATGACGTGCTGTTTCTAAGCGTGGCTTGGTCTCAGGCGATTTTGGCAAAAAGACGGTACAGCAGTCCTCATAGGGTTGAATGGAGGTCTCATACGTCCCAATATCTTGAGCGATCCGCATGATCTCCAATTTATCTGCACTAATGAGAGGACGTAAGATGGGCATAGTGGTTACATCATTGATGGCCACCATACTCTCTAAGGTCTGGCTGGCTACCTGCCCTACACTCTCCCCGGTTGCTAAGGCCAAACACCGTTCCTCGTGAGCGATCTGCGTCGCGATGCGGAACATTAAACGACGCATCACCGTAATGGAATAGCTCGGCTTCACTTGCTTCCGAATCTCTGTCTGAATCTCTGTAAATGGAACAAGGTGAAGACGAATCGGACCGGTAAAGCGGGTGATCATCCGTGCTAGATCCTCTACCTTTTGCCGTGCCCGTTCACTGGTATAAGGATAGCTGTAAAAATGGACTGCCTCCACCTTTACCCCACGTTTCGCTGTGAGGTAGCCTGCTACAGGGCTATCGATCCCGCCAGAGAGTAATAGTAACGCCTTGCCGCTGATCCCAACAGGTAAGCCACCTCGTCCCGCAAAATGATCCTGGTAAACATAGGCTCCCTGCTCACGAACCTCCACCCGTAAGGTGACTTCAGGTTGATGCACATCCACCGTAATCTGCTCCGTATTACGTAACACATGGGCCCCGATAACCTGATTCAATTCATCAGAGACCACTGGAAAAGCCTTATTAGAACGACGGGAGCGTACCTTGAAAGTGGTGGGCTGCCCATCATGCTCCTTCATCAGACTTAAAGCGGCATCTTTAATCGCTTCCAGATCTAAAGGGGTACGGAGCACTGGTGAGATCCCTACGATCCCAAAGACATCCTGCGTCGCTTCAATCACTGCATTCGCATCCTCACCATGAAGTAGTACGGTCAAACGACCATACATCTTCTCCACCTTGGCCTTGGGAAATGGGCGGAGCTTCTGACGAAGATTACGAACCAGCTGCTCCTCAAAAAGGTAACGGTTCTTTCCCTTTAATGCTAATTCGCCATATTTAATAAGTAGGTTATCATACTGCATCGATCTATCTCCTCACTTCATGGCGCAGGCGTTGAACACTCTTCACAATCGCTTCTGCGGCCTGTTCCATCTCTTTTCGTGTTGTATAAGCGCCTTGACTAATTCGAATGGTGCCTTCAGCAAAATCATCAGATAAACCGCATGCTGCTAAGACCCGACTGGGTAGATGCTTCTTCGAGGAACAAGCGGAGCGCGTAGAAACATACACCCCTTCTTCCTCCAACGCATGCACCAGTACCTCACCGCGTAAACCGGCAAAAGAAAGGCTTAAAATATGGGGAGCCCCACCTGTAAAGCTGGTATCACCATTAATATGCATCCTTTCCAGCCCTTGAATGCTCTCCAATAAGAGCTCTTTATTCTCCTGCCAAGCTTGACGATGCGCGGACAATTGCTTCATACTATCCTGCATCGCCCTAACCATCGCAGCAATGCCTGGAACATTCACCGTACCAGAACGCAGTCCACTTTCTTGACCGCCACCTGCCAGCAAAGGCTCTAACTGCACACCCTTCCGCACAAACAGGAGGCCAGTCCCCTTCGGTCCATGGAACTTATGACCGGAGATGGAGAGCAGATCGATCCCTGCTAACGCATCAGGCAATGGTACCTTGGCATAGGCTTGTACCGCATCCACATGAAAGAATACCTTCGGATAGTCAGTAAGCAACTGGGCGATCTCTGCAATGGGTTGAACGGTGCCAATCTCATTATTCACCGCCATTACCGAGACGAGAATCGTATCATCACGCAAAGCATCCTTTAATTGCGCTACGGAAACACGGCCCTTTTGGTCTGTAGGCAACACCGTCATGGTAAAACCGCGCTTCTGCAGCTGTTCAAATGCCAAGTATACGGAAGCATGCTCTACCTCGGTGGTGATAATATGCTTACCCCGCTCCATATATTGTAAGGCCACCCCTTTGATGGCCATATTATTACTCTCTGTTCCTCCTGATGTGAAAACAATCTCGCTCGGATCCACCCCGAACTGGCGAGCAGCCACTTGACGGGCTTGGCTGAGCAAACGATCCGCTTTATGCCCGATACCATGGATGGAAGCAGGATTGCCATAGACTTGATGCATGGCATCTTCATAAACATGAATGACTGCATCAGAAGGCTGCGTCGTAGCGCTATTATCTAAATAGATCATATGGGTACGCCTCTTTCTTCGATTTTCCTTCCTGATTTCTTATCTTGAGATCAACGCATATGCTAGTCCGCAAAGAATGGTTAATTCATCCGTAAGAATATCACATTCCTTTACGGGGGTAAAGGGAAGTTCCATGCCGTGCTTCCCATGCCTCAGCTCGTTCTCGAAGTATATCGCTTCGATCCCGGAGACGATGCTTCTCTTGAATGGATTCAGGAACCCCTTCCTTCCCTGTCATGTCCACAACACCCCATGCCATCGCTCGCTCCTTACATGCTTGCAGGAGGCTTACATCTTCGATCTGCAGTTGTAACGGACGATACACTTCTCCATGTTCAAGCCCTTGGAGCCGTCCTTCCACCTCCTGACACAAGGCTTGGGCAGCCACCCCTAATTGCTGAAGTTGACCCTGTACCTTCGGTTTCCGGAAAATGGGCACTACCTTCTTTAAAAGCTTTTGTGCACCATGGAAATTGCCACGTCGATGGTGGTAGAGAGCCACCGCCAGTTGAATCCAAGCGACCCACACAGGACGCCAGTTCTCATCCTGCTCTTCTTTCCAGTATGCTTCTAAGATCTCATGACATTCAAAATAATCGCCTGTATATTGAAAATGTACGAGATAATCAACCCATGCTTGGGGCCAAGCCATGACGGTACCTCCTCTATTTCCCTGTACTT
Coding sequences:
- a CDS encoding C40 family peptidase is translated as MKQNLIRSFLIALILLMSISSISVTAGTASTATNVVERSQQLVGRSLQGYTPEDFLTYLFRREGIQLSGSLEQMSRQGSYVSQSSLQRGDVLFYGTDGNHLLGAGIYDGQGHVVIASSKLSKIRSFSVTSSTITPYYLGAVRFTPQAKTNTNSQGETIIQAGLRYLGTPYEYGSSRSTKRTMDCSEFTMWAVKEGVNITLPTTSNRQANYVKSLGHSTSSWQQLQRGDLMFFMDYLGWQLSNYNGVNPAGQRATHVGIYLGDGKILHTYSKESGGVCISSLPGTHWEKRFIFGGSVIPQ
- a CDS encoding Lon protease family protein; amino-acid sequence: MVLTKPKHTLCESWRVPVTQLCNHCLPEQFSFESTADFQLTHKEIIGQKRAVEAMEFGLAVEQTGYNLFVVGASGTGRTTYTKAKVAHFAKDKPVPKDWVYVYNFKQPDQPIALSLPAGEAGKFQATIHRLERKVEHELQQMMESHEFEEEKRSIMRKHEESSEELWKDLRAFAKQENFMIERTPNGFSTYPLHFGRPMKQEEFNQLSDEMKEELKKKGQQIEERMENLINQMRRIETSMREELEQNVRRRASATIAYLFDPLNHQYEKEQKILQYLRDYQEDVVNNVELFVKKEEAEPSLLNMFSEGSERRRLRYKVNVLVHHDPSNGAPVVMELNPTASNLMGRVEYQGSMGNWVTDFTQIKAGALHQANGGYLILQATELLQQPYAWAILKRTLKSSLLQMENLFDDRIGVAATSLKPEAIPIELKVILIGTPDLYQLLAAYDEDFHKLFKVKVEFALQMERNEENLYQLAAFVKNYGEQHQLLPFHRRGVARVIDFSSRLVEDQRKLSTRFQEISKLLVESSFWAEKEGATFVDETHIRKALQEQRYRANRLTETWQEMIADGTLMVDTEGERVGQINGLTILSTGDAYFGLPSRITAQTFLGRSGIMHIERETAMSGQIHNKGLLILSGYLSGQFAQNRPLPLSASITFEQTYNMVDGDSASSSELYILLSSLANAPIKQGIAVTGSVNQWGEIQPIGGVNEKIEGFYHICKLKGFSGEQGVIIPEQNVKHLMLNDEVVEAIRTGQFHLWAVCHVAEGIEILTGIPAGAERDEAGHFPEGTIYARVDARLNQMFQAVIGRKNGAKKNDVANQVEEAMRNSEGDKIEEGEEREESPNSAE
- a CDS encoding CBS domain-containing protein translates to MLNSERFLVAINQMQKYMEEQLGTDRHLSFYQLIDLCKKKNPIIREYEQDLKEYAELRNAIVHERVKPGMVIAEPHDSVVQQMEFILHELTQPERVIPRYKRRVFTYQMDEPLTHVLGVIKRYSYTQFPIYNGNGKKFIGLLTHHGIAEWLAHHQDLDLITLNTVRVRDVLAHERTEKNYAVISAQATIYDARDIFIQHLEKGVHRLDAILITEQGRMDEPLLGLITPIDVIKMFSKNGNGENG
- a CDS encoding HAD family hydrolase, which translates into the protein MNTINKIKQPKMIIFDVDGVLLSEERCFDATTLTVWELLTSEPYLHLPSRIPFTPTPDEAVMQEVRQHVFAQEAILHQFKAKGLNSNWQMVYLLAGYYLIEWLATLMENGQMSRNEVKAWLAQPITDQRLQGLQADCADFTFPDFLRHDAYLAWLAESDKDSLLQGTCLDRHAKERLGLDFAEGEGPFSSSRTFWQLGHDIFQEWYIGEAYTRQLHDPLRQEGKRGFLQAEIPLLPPEELQAFFRELHERGITLGIATGRPRLETEVPLTSLGIFQYLDTERVVTADEVMDAEKRGGSAFRLSKPHPYCYLQAIRSRTDAVEECVEACRTSLPLQDADDYLIVGDSIADALAAKDLGVPFAGVYSGMDSEQRKAAFIELGAVLLLENVNELL
- the thiI gene encoding tRNA uracil 4-sulfurtransferase ThiI, which codes for MQYDNLLIKYGELALKGKNRYLFEEQLVRNLRQKLRPFPKAKVEKMYGRLTVLLHGEDANAVIEATQDVFGIVGISPVLRTPLDLEAIKDAALSLMKEHDGQPTTFKVRSRRSNKAFPVVSDELNQVIGAHVLRNTEQITVDVHQPEVTLRVEVREQGAYVYQDHFAGRGGLPVGISGKALLLLSGGIDSPVAGYLTAKRGVKVEAVHFYSYPYTSERARQKVEDLARMITRFTGPIRLHLVPFTEIQTEIRKQVKPSYSITVMRRLMFRIATQIAHEERCLALATGESVGQVASQTLESMVAINDVTTMPILRPLISADKLEIMRIAQDIGTYETSIQPYEDCCTVFLPKSPETKPRLETARHEEAQLEWERLVNEAVKNREIISFDQFSQRHDEEFSAYFDLGE
- a CDS encoding cysteine desulfurase family protein translates to MIYLDNSATTQPSDAVIHVYEDAMHQVYGNPASIHGIGHKADRLLSQARQVAARQFGVDPSEIVFTSGGTESNNMAIKGVALQYMERGKHIITTEVEHASVYLAFEQLQKRGFTMTVLPTDQKGRVSVAQLKDALRDDTILVSVMAVNNEIGTVQPIAEIAQLLTDYPKVFFHVDAVQAYAKVPLPDALAGIDLLSISGHKFHGPKGTGLLFVRKGVQLEPLLAGGGQESGLRSGTVNVPGIAAMVRAMQDSMKQLSAHRQAWQENKELLLESIQGLERMHINGDTSFTGGAPHILSLSFAGLRGEVLVHALEEEGVYVSTRSACSSKKHLPSRVLAACGLSDDFAEGTIRISQGAYTTRKEMEQAAEAIVKSVQRLRHEVRR
- a CDS encoding DUF309 domain-containing protein, giving the protein MAWPQAWVDYLVHFQYTGDYFECHEILEAYWKEEQDENWRPVWVAWIQLAVALYHHRRGNFHGAQKLLKKVVPIFRKPKVQGQLQQLGVAAQALCQEVEGRLQGLEHGEVYRPLQLQIEDVSLLQACKERAMAWGVVDMTGKEGVPESIQEKHRLRDRSDILRERAEAWEARHGTSLYPRKGM